A window of Glycine soja cultivar W05 chromosome 2, ASM419377v2, whole genome shotgun sequence genomic DNA:
ttttcaataataatttaatttgtgttgaaattttattaatatttttcttcaaataaatattaaataagtctcgtttattttttaatagaaaataaataaacataaaatttaaatatgatcatattaattgtcaaaattaattttggcaAAAGATAATTCATTTCCATCGACTAGCTAGTAGTATGTAGCGGcacttgttttataattttttttctttttttttcatatgaacaaaaataaatgaatagatTATGGGTAAACAAGTATGATTCACAAAACTTCAAGCAAGATTTACTAGCTGTACGTACGTCAGGATGATATATCTGAAGGGTCTTAAAGATTGTATGGTATCATAAGGGTGCTGATTGTTGCTCTCTCAGTATAAATCTATAGattagttaaatttaatttctacttaattattttaatattgacATTATATGTATGCAAGAACTAGTTTTAGAAACGTTAATAAAGGTCTTGCCCCATCAAGAGAAGATGTCCAAGCGAAGTCAGTTGGCATGTATGATTATGCGTTGTGCTTGAAGTCTTGTGCTTTGAACTTCTGCATAATGGAtaagaaaccaaaaaaaggtacGTACACAAACTAAAACTTTAAGCATAATAAATTACTTTAAGAAGTTTTGGATGCTCATCCCTATGGTGGTTGTTTGGTCTACTTAGTGCATAAAAATGGAATTGTGTCTTtacgggaaaaaaaaaaacaagtagatTAAGCAAAagttgtggattacataatggTTGATCTTAGTTGACTTCACAATTGGAGAGTTCTCTTTTTGTTTATGTTATATTATTCCCTTACAATTCAcgagtttttttcttttggtgggCGTTATAATTCATGAGGTCATGGCAACATCTTTTGAACAAATCTGGTTGTAATGCGGGCTGAAATATCTCtcgtatttttcataaatattttttaataatttattaaattaatactacttaactttgaattttttttatatagttaagATTGGGAATAGGAGGCATCTTCAAAATGCATATGCTCTttacaaattaaatctaatatattttaaaaaaaaatcattaattttatcatagAAGTGTGAAAATGTGGAAAAGCGCATATATAAAACTATATAGATTACTTGTACCTCTTTTGATTAAAAGAGAGAAGTCCAATATGTATACTTTTTCTATGCCATGAGATGATCACATCAAAATAACTTTAGAGTTcgttacttttctttttttcaaatgttattctaaaaataatcaTACCTAGAAACTTGGTCAATTTTGTAGAATATCTAGCTAGTACTACTGTCAGACAGGTTTTGCATGGGTCTTCTGGTAGCTATAACCACCACTCTCAAAATAAGATTCATCATCACTTGGAAACTGAATGGAAATTGCACCCACTACTCAACTCCGAACTTAATGGAAATCTTGCATTCATTGATTTGATTCTTTACTTTAATGCTTTTCTCTCTATATATGAATACGTGTCCGAAAATTCCAAATCAACAATAAAACTCAATAACGACTTTTGCATCACTTTTCGCCGCATTAGCACTACATATACTTATAAGTAATAATCAAGGTCTAGCTTGCAGGAACATGCACATGAACCGAATTTAGGTCATCATAATATGTATATACAAAGGACACTTGCCATTACATGAAAATAACTCATGTTAAATCCTTCATTCATCCCTCAGCTTTCGTTGTCATGTATCTCTCATCAAGATCTAGCAGGAAAATTCTAGTACATTTTGTGTACTTAATTAATTCAACTTATTTTAAAGagataatcaaatttttttaatgtttttttgtttgaattgcttttgaaaaactgattatttctccaaaattaatttgtaacaaACATGAAGTACTACTGCTGGTAATTAATACTCTTGCCAACAACTAAAAGTACTAACAGTTGAGATCTATATCCACGTCACATGTCTTGGCGGACTCATGATcagaatttttgttttcttccacaGGCGAAGGTAAAGAAATTgtaagatcaagattcaaaggGGGTGATGAAATAATTGATGTTTCTTCTTTAGTGAACGAAATCTTATGATGATCAGTGGCAGCTGAACCACGGGAATTGAAGAAAGggactttgttgttgttgatggacTCAGATGTTGATGCACCCTGATGATCAGCAGAAGAAACATGAGGACGAGGAAAGCTTTGGTGTGGCTTATGGCTATTTGGATCAATTCCCATCTTTATTAGTTTTCTTCGGATGTGAGAATTCCAATAGTTCTTCACCTCATTGTCTGTCCTCCCAGGCAACCTTCCAGCAATGAGTGACCACCTATgattacatacatatatatatataagcatcCAATTAACTGAAGATGCTCTAATAATATggtatatgtatataaaatacCTTTTGTTAATAATATAGTAGTAGTTCAAAaatttgatgaatgaaattattttttattagaaatcacgATAAGAAGGAATTTATAAAACTCAATATTGTGTTTtacaataaaactattttacttCCAATTCTCTATTCATTTCTCTTAGGTAGTTAATGGTTAACAAAAACGGTAATAGTGTCTTTTAATGTCAAACGAgggatttaaaattttctatttcaattttcataaaTGTGATGTCGATATTTGGTACCTGTTACCAAGGAGGGCATGGAGTTTGATGATGAGGTCTTCCTCATCTTCAGCAAAGATTCCACGTTTGATGCCTGGTCGTAAGTAGTTTAACCATCTCATCCTACAGCTTTTGCCACAACGATGCAGCCCTATATATATGTTGAATGACATATGGTTATAAATGGTACTCAAAACGATATaacaagaaattaatttaaggttttggtattattatttttttaactaataatagttgaatgaatttctattcaatgaAACTCTTTCTTCTTTAGTATGTCTAAATTCATTTAACTATTGAGTATTGACagcaaaaaaat
This region includes:
- the LOC114398333 gene encoding transcription repressor MYB4-like, with product MRKPCCDKENINKGAWSKQEDQKLIDYIQVHGEGCWRSIPKAAGLHRCGKSCRMRWLNYLRPGIKRGIFAEDEEDLIIKLHALLGNRWSLIAGRLPGRTDNEVKNYWNSHIRRKLIKMGIDPNSHKPHQSFPRPHVSSADHQGASTSESINNNKVPFFNSRGSAATDHHKISFTKEETSIISSPPLNLDLTISLPSPVEENKNSDHESAKTCDVDIDLNC